Proteins encoded together in one Macadamia integrifolia cultivar HAES 741 chromosome 8, SCU_Mint_v3, whole genome shotgun sequence window:
- the LOC122085429 gene encoding increased DNA methylation 1-like isoform X2 produces the protein MPRRARVYYENSSSNSDDDPDFVVPRNSSHRFASSTSTTNFHGVRRSSRRTRYRVRQAPMNAEIENEIRLSGRGRQNVSKPREDSTKVRNGKCTILSWLINSGTIEEGTRVYRDGEVRLEGKISREGILCSCCNSTITVKEFECHAGSSKDKAYMNTYTGGRGTRKSLLQCQIEAWNKQKTPASSGFQTVDVQKDDVDKNDDICNICGGDGQLICCDVCPLTYHEECVGIKTLPQAPFHCPICVCSICGMYGAKPFSFRCFQCEEFYHWNCLGGAAIPAGNVAFCGKKCREVYIQLQKLLGVPHQIGNGFLWTLNKHMGPESVSHHGEEKRMDCNSKIALAYAVYDECFQPIIDSRTGLDRIPTVVFNCGSNLSRLDCRGFYTFTLERKDEVTAAASIRVHGTKLAEMPFIGTREKYRREGMCQQLVDAIVSVLLSLKVKKLVLPSAPERLDYWTTHYEFKHITEIQRREMLSMNLMVFKDTTILQKILSLDDGSMEGKKEVLNGDYEPKCNNSEDSPKDKEDKSPKPLLFDLNLEPPNEEVKMCKNDEEKKPSLGIFLALKDDGSLNLKKCFVDGPPKYYPLKIF, from the exons ATGCCTCGTAGGGCAAGAGTGTACTATGAGAATTCAAGTAGCAATTCGGAtgacgaccctgattttgtggTTCCGAGAAACTCTAGCCACAGATTTGCCTCTTCCACTAGTACTACTAACTTTCATGGTGTGAGGAGATCTTCTAGGAGGACGAGGTACAGGGTTAGACAAGCTCCCATGAATGCTGAGATTGAAAATGAGATAAGACTTTCTGGAAGGGGGAGACAAAATGTCAGCAAACCGAGAGAAGATTCAACCAAGGTAAGGAATGGCAAATGTACCATCCTGTCATGGTTAATTAATTCTGGAACAATCGAAGAAGGTACCAGAGTGTACAGGGATGGAGAGGTTAGACTTGAAGGGAAGATTTCTAGGGAGGGAATTCTATGTAGTTGTTGCAATAGCACCATTACAGTTAAGGAATTCGAGTGCCATGCAGGCAGTAGCAAGGACAAAGCTTATATGAATACATACACTGGTGGTAGAGGGACTAGAAAATCCTTGTTGCAGTGCCAGATAGAAGCATGGAACAAGCAAAAAACGCCTGCAAGCAGTGGGTTCCAAACTGTAGATGTCCAGAAAGACGATGTTGATAAGAACGATGACATTTGCAATATCTGTGGAGGTGATGGGCAGCTAATCTGCTGTGATGTTTGTCCATTGACATATCACGAGGAATGTGTTGGAATTAAG ACACTTCCCCAAGCTCCTTTTCACTGCCCGATCTGTGTTTGCTCGATTTGTGGGATGTATGGTGCTAAACCCTTTTCATTCAGGTGTTTTCAGTGCGAAGAATTCT ATCATTGGAACTGTCTTGGAGGAGCAGCTATACCTGCTGGCAATGTCGCCTTCTGTGGGAAAAAATGTAGAGAG GTGTACATTCAATTGCAGAAGCTGCTTGGAGTCCCACATCAAATAGGGAATGGATTCTTATGGACTCTAAACAAGCATATGGGTCCAGAGTCAGTATCTCACcatggagaagaaaagagaatggatTGTAACTCAAAGATTGCTTTGGCATATGCAGTCTATGATGAGTGCTTCCAGCCTATCATTGACAGCAGGACTGGCTTGGATAGGATTCCAACTGTTGTTTTCAACTGTGG ATCAAACTTGAGCCGTCTTGATTGTCGTGGGTTTTACACTTTCACCTTAGAGAGAAAAGATGAAGTAACTGCTGCAGCATCCATCAG GGTTCATGGGACTAAGCTAGCTGAAATGCCATTTATTGGAACCAGAGAGAAGTATAGGCGCGAAGGAATGTGCCAACAATTAGTTGACGCAATTGTATCT GTTCTTCTCTCCCTCAAAGTAAAGAAACTGGTCTTGCCATCAGCCCCTGAAAGACTTGATTATTGGACAACACATTATGAATTCAAACACATTACTGAGATACAAAGAAGAGAGATGTTGTCCATGAACTTAATGGTGTTCAAGGATACAACTATATTGCAAAAGATCTTGTCACTGGATGATGGTTCaatggaaggaaagaaagaag TTTTGAATGGCGATTATGAACCAAAATGCAATAATTCTGAAGATAGTCCCAAAGACAAAGAAGATAAGTCTCCTAAGCCCTTGCTATTTGATCTCAACCTTGAACCTCCTAATGAGGAGGTGAAAATGTGCAAAAATGATGAAGAGAAGAAACCATCATTAGGAATATTCCTTGCATTGAAAGATGATGGTAGTCTAAATCTTAAAAAATGTTTTGTTGATGGTCCCCCTAAGTATTATCCATTGAAAATCTTTTAG
- the LOC122085429 gene encoding increased DNA methylation 1-like isoform X1 produces MPRRARVYYENSSSNSDDDPDFVVPRNSSHRFASSTSTTNFHGVRRSSRRTRYRVRQAPMNAEIENEIRLSGRGRQNVSKPREDSTKVRNGKCTILSWLINSGTIEEGTRVYRDGEVRLEGKISREGILCSCCNSTITVKEFECHAGSSKDKAYMNTYTGGRGTRKSLLQCQIEAWNKQKTPASSGFQTVDVQKDDVDKNDDICNICGGDGQLICCDVCPLTYHEECVGIKTLPQAPFHCPICVCSICGMYGAKPFSFRCFQCEEFYHWNCLGGAAIPAGNVAFCGKKCREVYIQLQKLLGVPHQIGNGFLWTLNKHMGPESVSHHGEEKRMDCNSKIALAYAVYDECFQPIIDSRTGLDRIPTVVFNCGSNLSRLDCRGFYTFTLERKDEVTAAASIRVHGTKLAEMPFIGTREKYRREGMCQQLVDAIVSVLLSLKVKKLVLPSAPERLDYWTTHYEFKHITEIQRREMLSMNLMVFKDTTILQKILSLDDGSMEGKKEGNKVLNGDYEPKCNNSEDSPKDKEDKSPKPLLFDLNLEPPNEEVKMCKNDEEKKPSLGIFLALKDDGSLNLKKCFVDGPPKYYPLKIF; encoded by the exons ATGCCTCGTAGGGCAAGAGTGTACTATGAGAATTCAAGTAGCAATTCGGAtgacgaccctgattttgtggTTCCGAGAAACTCTAGCCACAGATTTGCCTCTTCCACTAGTACTACTAACTTTCATGGTGTGAGGAGATCTTCTAGGAGGACGAGGTACAGGGTTAGACAAGCTCCCATGAATGCTGAGATTGAAAATGAGATAAGACTTTCTGGAAGGGGGAGACAAAATGTCAGCAAACCGAGAGAAGATTCAACCAAGGTAAGGAATGGCAAATGTACCATCCTGTCATGGTTAATTAATTCTGGAACAATCGAAGAAGGTACCAGAGTGTACAGGGATGGAGAGGTTAGACTTGAAGGGAAGATTTCTAGGGAGGGAATTCTATGTAGTTGTTGCAATAGCACCATTACAGTTAAGGAATTCGAGTGCCATGCAGGCAGTAGCAAGGACAAAGCTTATATGAATACATACACTGGTGGTAGAGGGACTAGAAAATCCTTGTTGCAGTGCCAGATAGAAGCATGGAACAAGCAAAAAACGCCTGCAAGCAGTGGGTTCCAAACTGTAGATGTCCAGAAAGACGATGTTGATAAGAACGATGACATTTGCAATATCTGTGGAGGTGATGGGCAGCTAATCTGCTGTGATGTTTGTCCATTGACATATCACGAGGAATGTGTTGGAATTAAG ACACTTCCCCAAGCTCCTTTTCACTGCCCGATCTGTGTTTGCTCGATTTGTGGGATGTATGGTGCTAAACCCTTTTCATTCAGGTGTTTTCAGTGCGAAGAATTCT ATCATTGGAACTGTCTTGGAGGAGCAGCTATACCTGCTGGCAATGTCGCCTTCTGTGGGAAAAAATGTAGAGAG GTGTACATTCAATTGCAGAAGCTGCTTGGAGTCCCACATCAAATAGGGAATGGATTCTTATGGACTCTAAACAAGCATATGGGTCCAGAGTCAGTATCTCACcatggagaagaaaagagaatggatTGTAACTCAAAGATTGCTTTGGCATATGCAGTCTATGATGAGTGCTTCCAGCCTATCATTGACAGCAGGACTGGCTTGGATAGGATTCCAACTGTTGTTTTCAACTGTGG ATCAAACTTGAGCCGTCTTGATTGTCGTGGGTTTTACACTTTCACCTTAGAGAGAAAAGATGAAGTAACTGCTGCAGCATCCATCAG GGTTCATGGGACTAAGCTAGCTGAAATGCCATTTATTGGAACCAGAGAGAAGTATAGGCGCGAAGGAATGTGCCAACAATTAGTTGACGCAATTGTATCT GTTCTTCTCTCCCTCAAAGTAAAGAAACTGGTCTTGCCATCAGCCCCTGAAAGACTTGATTATTGGACAACACATTATGAATTCAAACACATTACTGAGATACAAAGAAGAGAGATGTTGTCCATGAACTTAATGGTGTTCAAGGATACAACTATATTGCAAAAGATCTTGTCACTGGATGATGGTTCaatggaaggaaagaaagaaggtaataaag TTTTGAATGGCGATTATGAACCAAAATGCAATAATTCTGAAGATAGTCCCAAAGACAAAGAAGATAAGTCTCCTAAGCCCTTGCTATTTGATCTCAACCTTGAACCTCCTAATGAGGAGGTGAAAATGTGCAAAAATGATGAAGAGAAGAAACCATCATTAGGAATATTCCTTGCATTGAAAGATGATGGTAGTCTAAATCTTAAAAAATGTTTTGTTGATGGTCCCCCTAAGTATTATCCATTGAAAATCTTTTAG
- the LOC122085429 gene encoding increased DNA methylation 1-like isoform X3: MPRRARVYYENSSSNSDDDPDFVVPRNSSHRFASSTSTTNFHGVRRSSRRTRYRVRQAPMNAEIENEIRLSGRGRQNVSKPREDSTKVRNGKCTILSWLINSGTIEEGTRVYRDGEVRLEGKISREGILCSCCNSTITVKEFECHAGSSKDKAYMNTYTGGRGTRKSLLQCQIEAWNKQKTPASSGFQTVDVQKDDVDKNDDICNICGGDGQLICCDVCPLTYHEECVGIKTLPQAPFHCPICVCSICGMYGAKPFSFRCFQCEEFYHWNCLGGAAIPAGNVAFCGKKCREVYIQLQKLLGVPHQIGNGFLWTLNKHMGPESVSHHGEEKRMDCNSKIALAYAVYDECFQPIIDSRTGLDRIPTVVFNCGSNLSRLDCRGFYTFTLERKDEVTAAASIRVHGTKLAEMPFIGTREKYRREGMCQQLVDAIVSVLLSLKVKKLVLPSAPERLDYWTTHYEFKHITEIQRREMLSMNLMVFKDTTILQKILSLDDGSMEGKKEGNKVLNGDYEPKCNNSEDSPKDKEDTMPTCSATSMNQADGPRYVNITCKCHKRAAIKVSESKDNPNKLYYTCPEII; this comes from the exons ATGCCTCGTAGGGCAAGAGTGTACTATGAGAATTCAAGTAGCAATTCGGAtgacgaccctgattttgtggTTCCGAGAAACTCTAGCCACAGATTTGCCTCTTCCACTAGTACTACTAACTTTCATGGTGTGAGGAGATCTTCTAGGAGGACGAGGTACAGGGTTAGACAAGCTCCCATGAATGCTGAGATTGAAAATGAGATAAGACTTTCTGGAAGGGGGAGACAAAATGTCAGCAAACCGAGAGAAGATTCAACCAAGGTAAGGAATGGCAAATGTACCATCCTGTCATGGTTAATTAATTCTGGAACAATCGAAGAAGGTACCAGAGTGTACAGGGATGGAGAGGTTAGACTTGAAGGGAAGATTTCTAGGGAGGGAATTCTATGTAGTTGTTGCAATAGCACCATTACAGTTAAGGAATTCGAGTGCCATGCAGGCAGTAGCAAGGACAAAGCTTATATGAATACATACACTGGTGGTAGAGGGACTAGAAAATCCTTGTTGCAGTGCCAGATAGAAGCATGGAACAAGCAAAAAACGCCTGCAAGCAGTGGGTTCCAAACTGTAGATGTCCAGAAAGACGATGTTGATAAGAACGATGACATTTGCAATATCTGTGGAGGTGATGGGCAGCTAATCTGCTGTGATGTTTGTCCATTGACATATCACGAGGAATGTGTTGGAATTAAG ACACTTCCCCAAGCTCCTTTTCACTGCCCGATCTGTGTTTGCTCGATTTGTGGGATGTATGGTGCTAAACCCTTTTCATTCAGGTGTTTTCAGTGCGAAGAATTCT ATCATTGGAACTGTCTTGGAGGAGCAGCTATACCTGCTGGCAATGTCGCCTTCTGTGGGAAAAAATGTAGAGAG GTGTACATTCAATTGCAGAAGCTGCTTGGAGTCCCACATCAAATAGGGAATGGATTCTTATGGACTCTAAACAAGCATATGGGTCCAGAGTCAGTATCTCACcatggagaagaaaagagaatggatTGTAACTCAAAGATTGCTTTGGCATATGCAGTCTATGATGAGTGCTTCCAGCCTATCATTGACAGCAGGACTGGCTTGGATAGGATTCCAACTGTTGTTTTCAACTGTGG ATCAAACTTGAGCCGTCTTGATTGTCGTGGGTTTTACACTTTCACCTTAGAGAGAAAAGATGAAGTAACTGCTGCAGCATCCATCAG GGTTCATGGGACTAAGCTAGCTGAAATGCCATTTATTGGAACCAGAGAGAAGTATAGGCGCGAAGGAATGTGCCAACAATTAGTTGACGCAATTGTATCT GTTCTTCTCTCCCTCAAAGTAAAGAAACTGGTCTTGCCATCAGCCCCTGAAAGACTTGATTATTGGACAACACATTATGAATTCAAACACATTACTGAGATACAAAGAAGAGAGATGTTGTCCATGAACTTAATGGTGTTCAAGGATACAACTATATTGCAAAAGATCTTGTCACTGGATGATGGTTCaatggaaggaaagaaagaaggtaataaag TTTTGAATGGCGATTATGAACCAAAATGCAATAATTCTGAAGATAGTCCCAAAGACAAAGAAG ATACAATGCCTACTTGCAGCGCAACTTCCATGAACCAAGCTGATGGTCCGAGGTACGTTAACATTACATGCAAATGTCACAAAAGAGCTGCAATCAAGGTATCAGAGTCCAAAGATAACCCCAACAAACTCTACTACACCTGTCCAGAGATTATATAA
- the LOC122085430 gene encoding zinc finger CCCH domain-containing protein 54-like has product MFKGINHPGFLNLPNPEANHSTDWTESMCHSDDFRMYVFKIKKCPRTRSHDWTSCPFAHRGEKAWRRDPCRFNYAAIACPEFRNGKCPKGDSCEFAHGIFEFWLHPAKYRTRSCNAGKYCQRKVCFFAHAPEQLRSAWKQKRRYRVRLGGGTENTSCGFVGEESSTGSSSPPATMGMRDGILKEDWDVSEKLGMFKIKDKEEKEDDTGEGSIGNGDVPDFPSIDWITELVN; this is encoded by the coding sequence atgtTCAAGGGAATCAACCACCCAGGATTTCTGAATTTGCCCAACCCGGAAGCAAATCACTCAACAGATTGGACTGAGTCAATGTGTCATTCGGACGATTTCCGCATGTATGTCTTCAAGATCAAGAAATGTCCAAGAACCAGAAGCCATGACTGGACCTCTTGCCCATTCGCACACCGTGGCGAGAAGGCGTGGCGTCGTGATCCATGTAGATTCAACTACGCTGCCATTGCATGCCCTGAGTTCCGAAATGGGAAGTGTCCGAAAGGCGACTCATGCGAGTTCGCTCATGGGATATTCGAGTTCTGGCTCCATCCTGCAAAGTACCGTACGCGTTCATGTAATGCCGGAAAGTATTGCCAGAGAAAGGTGTGCTTCTTTGCACATGCACCGGAACAGCTCAGGTCGGCGTGGAAACAGAAGCGTCGTTACAGGGTTCGCTTGGGTGGAGGAACGGAGAACACGAGTTGTGGATTTGTTGGTGAAGAGAGTAGTACTGGATCGAGCTCACCACCTGCAACTATGGGGATGAGAGATGGAATTTTGAAGGAAGATTGGGATGTTTCGGAAAAATTGGGGATGTTCAAGATTAAAGataaggaggagaaggaagacgATACAGGGGAAGGGAGTATCGGTAATGGTGACGTACCGGATTTCCCTAGTATTGATTGGATTACAGAGCTGGTGAACTGA
- the LOC122085429 gene encoding increased DNA methylation 1-like isoform X4 has translation MPRRARVYYENSSSNSDDDPDFVVPRNSSHRFASSTSTTNFHGVRRSSRRTRYRVRQAPMNAEIENEIRLSGRGRQNVSKPREDSTKVRNGKCTILSWLINSGTIEEGTRVYRDGEVRLEGKISREGILCSCCNSTITVKEFECHAGSSKDKAYMNTYTGGRGTRKSLLQCQIEAWNKQKTPASSGFQTVDVQKDDVDKNDDICNICGGDGQLICCDVCPLTYHEECVGIKTLPQAPFHCPICVCSICGMYGAKPFSFRCFQCEEFYHWNCLGGAAIPAGNVAFCGKKCREVYIQLQKLLGVPHQIGNGFLWTLNKHMGPESVSHHGEEKRMDCNSKIALAYAVYDECFQPIIDSRTGLDRIPTVVFNCGSNLSRLDCRGFYTFTLERKDEVTAAASIRVHGTKLAEMPFIGTREKYRREGMCQQLVDAIVSVLLSLKVKKLVLPSAPERLDYWTTHYEFKHITEIQRREMLSMNLMVFKDTTILQKILSLDDGSMEGKKEVLNGDYEPKCNNSEDSPKDKEDTMPTCSATSMNQADGPRYVNITCKCHKRAAIKVSESKDNPNKLYYTCPEII, from the exons ATGCCTCGTAGGGCAAGAGTGTACTATGAGAATTCAAGTAGCAATTCGGAtgacgaccctgattttgtggTTCCGAGAAACTCTAGCCACAGATTTGCCTCTTCCACTAGTACTACTAACTTTCATGGTGTGAGGAGATCTTCTAGGAGGACGAGGTACAGGGTTAGACAAGCTCCCATGAATGCTGAGATTGAAAATGAGATAAGACTTTCTGGAAGGGGGAGACAAAATGTCAGCAAACCGAGAGAAGATTCAACCAAGGTAAGGAATGGCAAATGTACCATCCTGTCATGGTTAATTAATTCTGGAACAATCGAAGAAGGTACCAGAGTGTACAGGGATGGAGAGGTTAGACTTGAAGGGAAGATTTCTAGGGAGGGAATTCTATGTAGTTGTTGCAATAGCACCATTACAGTTAAGGAATTCGAGTGCCATGCAGGCAGTAGCAAGGACAAAGCTTATATGAATACATACACTGGTGGTAGAGGGACTAGAAAATCCTTGTTGCAGTGCCAGATAGAAGCATGGAACAAGCAAAAAACGCCTGCAAGCAGTGGGTTCCAAACTGTAGATGTCCAGAAAGACGATGTTGATAAGAACGATGACATTTGCAATATCTGTGGAGGTGATGGGCAGCTAATCTGCTGTGATGTTTGTCCATTGACATATCACGAGGAATGTGTTGGAATTAAG ACACTTCCCCAAGCTCCTTTTCACTGCCCGATCTGTGTTTGCTCGATTTGTGGGATGTATGGTGCTAAACCCTTTTCATTCAGGTGTTTTCAGTGCGAAGAATTCT ATCATTGGAACTGTCTTGGAGGAGCAGCTATACCTGCTGGCAATGTCGCCTTCTGTGGGAAAAAATGTAGAGAG GTGTACATTCAATTGCAGAAGCTGCTTGGAGTCCCACATCAAATAGGGAATGGATTCTTATGGACTCTAAACAAGCATATGGGTCCAGAGTCAGTATCTCACcatggagaagaaaagagaatggatTGTAACTCAAAGATTGCTTTGGCATATGCAGTCTATGATGAGTGCTTCCAGCCTATCATTGACAGCAGGACTGGCTTGGATAGGATTCCAACTGTTGTTTTCAACTGTGG ATCAAACTTGAGCCGTCTTGATTGTCGTGGGTTTTACACTTTCACCTTAGAGAGAAAAGATGAAGTAACTGCTGCAGCATCCATCAG GGTTCATGGGACTAAGCTAGCTGAAATGCCATTTATTGGAACCAGAGAGAAGTATAGGCGCGAAGGAATGTGCCAACAATTAGTTGACGCAATTGTATCT GTTCTTCTCTCCCTCAAAGTAAAGAAACTGGTCTTGCCATCAGCCCCTGAAAGACTTGATTATTGGACAACACATTATGAATTCAAACACATTACTGAGATACAAAGAAGAGAGATGTTGTCCATGAACTTAATGGTGTTCAAGGATACAACTATATTGCAAAAGATCTTGTCACTGGATGATGGTTCaatggaaggaaagaaagaag TTTTGAATGGCGATTATGAACCAAAATGCAATAATTCTGAAGATAGTCCCAAAGACAAAGAAG ATACAATGCCTACTTGCAGCGCAACTTCCATGAACCAAGCTGATGGTCCGAGGTACGTTAACATTACATGCAAATGTCACAAAAGAGCTGCAATCAAGGTATCAGAGTCCAAAGATAACCCCAACAAACTCTACTACACCTGTCCAGAGATTATATAA